Within Massilia litorea, the genomic segment GCTCTGCTCGAAGGATTTCAGGTAGACGCCTTCCGGCGTCTGGCGCACCAGTTCGTCGAACAGGTAGACCGGCTGGTTGCGGTCGCCCTGCAAGTCTTCCACCGCCTGCTGCCGCGATTTCAGGGCATTGATTTCTTCCTTCAGGGTGGCGATGTCCTTGATCTTCTTGTCGAGTTCGGCGTTCTCGGTGGACAGCGCGGCATTGCGCTGTTCCTGGATCGCGATGCGGCTGGCGTTCCAGCCGCCGACCAGCAGCACCACGGCCACGCCCAGCAGGCCGCCGAGCACCAGCATGGCGATGAAAGCCGCCTGTTTCTGTTTGCGTTTCGCTTCCCGGTGCGGGAGCAGGTTAATCCGGATCATCAGCCAAACCTCCGCAGGCCGAGGCCGCAGGCAACCAGGTAGGACGCGCCGTCGGCGCGCACTTGCGCTTCGCGCAAGCCGGGGGCCAGCAGCATGCCGTCGAAGGGCGTCACTTGCGCGGTCGGGATGCGCGTGCGGCCGCCGATCAGCTCGACCAGGCCGGGCAGCGGGGCGCTGCCGCCGGCCAGCCAGATCTGGTCGATGCGGGTATACGGCGTCGAGGTGAAGAAGAACTGGATCGCGCGCGTCACTTCCAGCGCGGCGCTTTCCAGGAATGGCGTCAATACGTCGGCGCGGAAGTTTTCCGGCAAATCGCCGGATTTCTTGCGCGTTTCCGCTTCCTCGTAGGCCAGGCCGTAGCTGCGCACGATTTCCTGGGTCAGCGTGTTGCCGCCGAAAGCCTGCTCTTTCTCGTAGACGGTGTCGCCGTTGTGCAGCATCGATACGTGGGTGATGCCGGCGCCGATCTGGAACAGGGCGACGATCTTGTCCTTGCCTGCAGGTGCGGCGCGCTCGAGGGCGGCACGCGCGGCGTAGGATTCGATGTCCATCACGGTGGCCGTCAGGCCGGCCGCTTCGGCGATCGCCACCCGGTCCTCGACCTTTTCGCGGCGCGCAGCGGCCAGCATCACTTCCATGTCGTCGGGAGAATTCGGCGCCGGGCCGACCACGTCGAAGTCCAGGCTCACTTCGTCGAGCGCGAACGGGATGTACTGGCTGGCTTCGGATTCGACCTGCACTTCCAGCTGGTCTTCGGCCATGCCGGCCGGCAGGATGATTTTTTTCGTGATGACCGACGCAGGCGGCATGCCGAGCGCGACGTTCTTGGCGCGGGTGCCGCTTTTCTTCCAGATGCGGCGCACGGCCTCGGCCACCTGGTCGAAGTTTTCGATATTCCCGTCGACCACGGCGCCGCGCGGCAGCGCCTCGAACGCGTGGCGCTCCAGGCGCAGCACGCCCTTGCCGGCATCGGCCAGCTCGACCAGGCGCAGGCCCGAGGTGCTGATGTCGAGTCCGGCAAGCGGCGGGCTCGACTTACCGAACAAGGAACCCAGATTGATCACGCGCCTACTCCTCAGCTGCGGCCCGGATGCCGGGCCAATGTCGTTCAATGCCCGCGTGCGGGAAAATCTTGTAGTGAAATCTTTAGTTACTGCATATTTATGAGGCAGTACATTAAATCGTAGCGGCAATAGTGCGCCTCGACAAGATATTTCTACACTGGAACATTACAATCCGGCGGGGATGCCACAGTCTGATATTCCCGTGTTAATACCCCTTGTCATGCATGCCACACACTGCTTGTGGATGAGTCCGCGCCACCATGGAAGGGGGTGCCTTATAATGAGGCGGATCAATTTTGCGAGTCAGCATGAAATCTTCCCAAACGACGAATTCCCCGGCACCGAAGAAATACAGTCCGAAGCGCCTGGTCCTGATGGCTTTTGCCGCGCTGGGCGGGCTCGCCCTGACCGGCGTGCTGGTGGTCGTGTTCGCGCTGGCCATGGCCTACCCGAACCTGCCGGCCCTCGACACCATCACCGACTACCGGCCCAAGATGCCGCTGCGGATTTTTACCGCCGATAACGTCCTCATCGGCGAATTCGGCGAGGAGCGCCGCACCCTGGTGCGTTTCAAGGAAATCCCGGACGTCATGAAAAAGGCGGTGCTCTCGATCGAGGACGACCGTTTCTACCAGCACGGCGGCGTCGACTACATGGGCGTGCTGCGCGCAGCCCTGCACAATGCCGCAGGCAGCGGCGCGCGCCAGGGCGCCTCGACGATCACGCAGCAGGTCGCGCGCAACTTCTTCCTGTCGTCCGAGCAGACCCTGAAACGCAAGGCCTACGAGGCCCTGCTGGCGTGGAAAATCGAAAAGAACCTGACCAAGGACCAGATCCTCGAGGTCTACATGAACCAGATCTACCTGGGCCAGCGCGCCTTCGGCTTCCAGTCGGCGGCCCAGATCTATTTCGGCAAGGACCTGCGCGACATCAGCGTCGCCGAAGCGGCCATGCTGGCCGGCCTGCCGAAAGCGCCGTCGGCCTACAACCCGGTGGTCAACCCGACCCGCGCCCGCACCCGCCAGCAGTACATCCTGCAGCGCATGCATTCGCTCGGCTACATCACGGATGCGCAGTTCGAGACGGCGAAAAACGAAGAACTGAAAGTCAAGTCCGACAGCACCGCCTTCGGCGTACACGCCGAATACGTGGCCGAGATGGCGCGCCAGCTGGTGTATGAACAATTTAAAGAGGACACGTATACGCGCGGCCTGAACGTGTTCACCACGATCACCAAGGCCGACCAGGACGCGGCCTACCTCGCCCTGCGCCGCGGCGTGATGGACTACGAGCGCCGGCACCCCTACCGCGGCCCGGAATCGTATATCGAGATCCCGACCGACAAGACCGAAGCCGACGAGGCGATCGAAGCGGAACTGGCCGAGAAGCCCGACAGCGACGACATCGTGGCCGCCGTCGTGCTGACGGCCTCGCCGTCGAGTGTGAGCGCCGTGCTGGCCTCGGGCGAGGAAATCAAGATCACCGGCCCCGGCCTGTCCTTCGCGTCGAGCTGGCTGTCGGCGAAGGCGGCGCCGAACCGCCGCATCCGCCGCGGCGCGCTGATCCGCGTCACGCAGGACGGTGGCGACGGCTGGAAGATCACGCAGATGCCGGAAGTCGAATCGGCCTTCGTTGCGGCCAACACCGAGGACGGCGCGATCCGCGCCCTGGTCGGCGGCTTCGACTACAACCGCAACAAATTCAATCACGTCACGCAAGCCTGGCGCCAGCCGGGTTCCTCGTTCAAGCCGTTCATCTATTCCGCTTCCCTGGAACGCGGCCTGTCGCCATCGACCCTGATCAACGACGCGCCGATCTCCTTCGACGCCGGCCAGACCGGCGGCCAGGCCTGGGAGCCGAAGAACTACGACGCGAAATACGAAGGTCCGATGACGATGCGGCGCGGCCTGACCAAGTCGAAGAACATGATCTCGATCCGCATCCTGAACCGCATCGGCGCGCGCTACGGCCAGGAATACGCGACCCGCTTCGGCTTCGATCCGGAAAAGAACCCGCCGTACCTGACGCTGGCCCTGGGCGCCGGCGCCACCACGCCGCTGCAGATGGCCGGCGCGTATGCCGTCTTCGCCAACGGCGGCTACCGCGTCAGCCCCTACCTGATCTCGAAGGTGACCGACAGCGCCGGTAAAGTGCTGTCCGAAGCGCGTCCCGAGCGCGCCGGCACGGAAGCGAACCGCGTGATCGACGCGCGCAACGCCTTCCTGATGGACAGCATGCTCAAGGACGTGGCGCGCTACGGCACCGCGGCCAAGGCGCAGGCGACGCTGAAACGCACCGACATCGCCGGTAAAACCGGCACCACCAACGACTCGATCGACGCCTGGTTCGCCGGCTACCAGCCGAAGGTGGTCGGAATTGCCTGGATGGGCTATGACCAGCCGAAGAACCTGGGCAACAAGGAAACCGGCGGCGGCCTGGCATTACCGATCTGGATCGGCTACATGCAGACGGCCCTGAAATCGGTGCCGGTCGAGGAACGCCCGGTGCCGCCGGGGCTGATCATGGCCAATGGCGAGTACTACTATGCCGAGAATCCGCCGGGAACGGGCGTGCAGTCGCTCGACGTGGGAACGACGCCGGCGCCGGCGCAGCAGAAGGCGCAGGACGCGGTCAAGAACGAGTTGTTTTGAATTGTAGGGTGGGCATTCCATGCCCACGCGGTGCGGCATGTGCATCGTGATTTGCATGCCGCACCGCGTGGGCATGAATGCCCACCCTACAAAATCAACCGATTTTTACTGGCGCCCCGCCCTGCTGCGTGGCCACATCCGACAAGGCTGCAAAAAACTCCGAATCGTCGCGCGTATTGCGCCACTCGTCGCCCACGCGCTTGTAGTGGTAGCCGCCGGCGCGCGCCGCCATCCACATCTCCTGCAGCGGCGCCTGGCTGTTGACGATGATCTTCGAGCCGTTGGCGATGAACTCGATCTCGAGCACGTTGCCGTTGCGCTTGCACTCGACGTCGACCACGTCCTGGTCGTTGAGGTTGTCGAAACAGGTCTCGATGCGGTTCAGCGTCGAATCGGCCAGGTCCAAAAATTCGGATTCGGTCATGCTACACTCCAAGGTCTTGATTAAACCGTGATTCTAATCGTGAAGTCACCTTACGCGCTTTCCATCGCCGCCGCGCTGACCGTTGCCGCGCTCGCCGGCTGCGGCCAGACCGGCCCCTTATACATGCCGAAACCGCCTGCCAAGCCTGCCGCGGCGCCAGCCAAACCGGTGACGCCCATTGTCGCGCCGACCACCGACGCCGCGCCGGCCCAGACTTTGACTCCAACTCCCGCCCCCGTCCAATAAGAACTTCATGTCGCACTTTTCGTACCGAGACGGCGTCCTGCACGCCGAGAGCATCCCTTTGTCCCGCGTTGCCGAAGAGTTCGGAACGCCCACTTATGTCTATTCGAAAGCGGCGCTGCTGCAGAATTTCGCAGCGTACGCCGATGCCTGCCAGGGCCGCGATGCCCTGGTCTGCTATGCGATGAAGGCCAATTCGAATCTCGCCATCCTCGACCTGCTGGCGCGCGAAGGCGCCGGCTTCGACATCGTCTCGGGCGGCGAACTGCTGCGCGTGATCGCGGCCGGCGGCGATCCAGATAAAGTGATCTTCTCGGGCGTGGGCAAGACCGAAGCTGAAATGCGCCTGGCGCTGGAAAAAGGCATCCTCTGCTTCAACGTCGAGTCGATCCCGGAACTGCACCGCCTGAACGAGGTCGCGGCCGGCATGGGCAAGCGCGCCCCGGTCTCGCTGCGGGTGAACCCGAACGTGGACGCCAAGACCCACCCGTATATCGCGACCGGCCTGAAGGCAAACAAGTTTGGCGTGGCTTTCGATGACGCGCTCGCCACCTACCGCGCCGCCGCGTCTCTCCCCAACCTGGACGTGGTCGGTATCGACTGCCACATCGGTTCGCAGCTGCTGGACGACGCGCCGCTGCTGGAAGCGCTCGATAAACTGATCGAACTGATCGACACGCTCGACGCCGAGGGCATCCACATCCACCACCTCGACATCGGCGGCGGCGTCGGCGTCGATTACGGTGCGCCCGGCGACAAGCCGCCGGTGCCGGTGGGCG encodes:
- a CDS encoding PilN domain-containing protein → MIRINLLPHREAKRKQKQAAFIAMLVLGGLLGVAVVLLVGGWNASRIAIQEQRNAALSTENAELDKKIKDIATLKEEINALKSRQQAVEDLQGDRNQPVYLFDELVRQTPEGVYLKSFEQSGQRVVLNGYAQSQERVAELLRNLSGNSPWLERPELTEVKAATLTQNKLVRKAVEFTLAVAIKRARDTEEAADGKKAPLAGIARTEAKAGENKP
- a CDS encoding pilus assembly protein PilM — protein: MINLGSLFGKSSPPLAGLDISTSGLRLVELADAGKGVLRLERHAFEALPRGAVVDGNIENFDQVAEAVRRIWKKSGTRAKNVALGMPPASVITKKIILPAGMAEDQLEVQVESEASQYIPFALDEVSLDFDVVGPAPNSPDDMEVMLAAARREKVEDRVAIAEAAGLTATVMDIESYAARAALERAAPAGKDKIVALFQIGAGITHVSMLHNGDTVYEKEQAFGGNTLTQEIVRSYGLAYEEAETRKKSGDLPENFRADVLTPFLESAALEVTRAIQFFFTSTPYTRIDQIWLAGGSAPLPGLVELIGGRTRIPTAQVTPFDGMLLAPGLREAQVRADGASYLVACGLGLRRFG
- a CDS encoding penicillin-binding protein 1A encodes the protein MKSSQTTNSPAPKKYSPKRLVLMAFAALGGLALTGVLVVVFALAMAYPNLPALDTITDYRPKMPLRIFTADNVLIGEFGEERRTLVRFKEIPDVMKKAVLSIEDDRFYQHGGVDYMGVLRAALHNAAGSGARQGASTITQQVARNFFLSSEQTLKRKAYEALLAWKIEKNLTKDQILEVYMNQIYLGQRAFGFQSAAQIYFGKDLRDISVAEAAMLAGLPKAPSAYNPVVNPTRARTRQQYILQRMHSLGYITDAQFETAKNEELKVKSDSTAFGVHAEYVAEMARQLVYEQFKEDTYTRGLNVFTTITKADQDAAYLALRRGVMDYERRHPYRGPESYIEIPTDKTEADEAIEAELAEKPDSDDIVAAVVLTASPSSVSAVLASGEEIKITGPGLSFASSWLSAKAAPNRRIRRGALIRVTQDGGDGWKITQMPEVESAFVAANTEDGAIRALVGGFDYNRNKFNHVTQAWRQPGSSFKPFIYSASLERGLSPSTLINDAPISFDAGQTGGQAWEPKNYDAKYEGPMTMRRGLTKSKNMISIRILNRIGARYGQEYATRFGFDPEKNPPYLTLALGAGATTPLQMAGAYAVFANGGYRVSPYLISKVTDSAGKVLSEARPERAGTEANRVIDARNAFLMDSMLKDVARYGTAAKAQATLKRTDIAGKTGTTNDSIDAWFAGYQPKVVGIAWMGYDQPKNLGNKETGGGLALPIWIGYMQTALKSVPVEERPVPPGLIMANGEYYYAENPPGTGVQSLDVGTTPAPAQQKAQDAVKNELF
- the cyaY gene encoding iron donor protein CyaY, which gives rise to MTESEFLDLADSTLNRIETCFDNLNDQDVVDVECKRNGNVLEIEFIANGSKIIVNSQAPLQEMWMAARAGGYHYKRVGDEWRNTRDDSEFFAALSDVATQQGGAPVKIG
- the lptM gene encoding LPS translocon maturation chaperone LptM, with amino-acid sequence MKSPYALSIAAALTVAALAGCGQTGPLYMPKPPAKPAAAPAKPVTPIVAPTTDAAPAQTLTPTPAPVQ
- the lysA gene encoding diaminopimelate decarboxylase; protein product: MSHFSYRDGVLHAESIPLSRVAEEFGTPTYVYSKAALLQNFAAYADACQGRDALVCYAMKANSNLAILDLLAREGAGFDIVSGGELLRVIAAGGDPDKVIFSGVGKTEAEMRLALEKGILCFNVESIPELHRLNEVAAGMGKRAPVSLRVNPNVDAKTHPYIATGLKANKFGVAFDDALATYRAAASLPNLDVVGIDCHIGSQLLDDAPLLEALDKLIELIDTLDAEGIHIHHLDIGGGVGVDYGAPGDKPPVPVGDYLGRLFARIDAWRAARHDGRAVKVIFEPGRSIVANTGVLVTKVEFLKPGAEKNFAIIDAAMNDMMRPTLYGAWMDMKPVVPREGEKAVYDVVGPVCESGDWLAKERELAVEPGDLLAMMSAGAYGMTMASNYNTRGRAAEIMVDGEQVHVIRQRENPADLFALESMLK